From the Excalfactoria chinensis isolate bCotChi1 chromosome 1, bCotChi1.hap2, whole genome shotgun sequence genome, one window contains:
- the KCTD17 gene encoding BTB/POZ domain-containing protein KCTD17 isoform X2 gives MPGAMRMWMEGGEEMKGAVGLRCAWDPPPIDAQAKWVRLNVGGTVFLTTRQTLCREQKSFLCRLCQGEELQSDRDETGAYLIDRDPTYFGPILNFLRHGKLVLDKDMAEEGVLEEAEFYNIGPLIRIIKDRLEEKDYTVTQVPPKHVYRVLQCQEEELTQMVSTMSDGWRFEQLVNIGSCYSYGNEDQTEFLCVVSKELYNSPNGLSSESSHKAKTVHVLDTPSCSPPSPSLHCHLPGAPTPFPSLQHSSLCSLCPSWPPSSRPGSRLPFQTQDSVCSLLRAPSLSAPHFSYSAAITSQRPEDVILTLHSSLIISA, from the exons ATGCCAGGGGCGATGAGGATGTGGATGGAGGGCGGGGAAGAGATGAAGGGTGCTGTGGGGCTACGCTGCGCCTGGGACCCACCCCCCATTGACGCCCAGGCCAAGTGGGTGAGGCTCAATGTGGGGGGCACCGTCTTCCTTACCACCAGGCAGACCCTGTGCCGGGAGCAGAAATCTTTCCTGTGTCGCTTGTGCCAGGGCGAGGAGCTGCAGTCGGACCGG GACGAGACTGGTGCATACCTAATAGATCGGGACCCTACTTACTTTGGGCCCATCCTGAATTTCCTCCGTCATGGGAAGCTGGTCCTGGATAAAGATATGGCTGAAGAGG GGGTCCTGGAGGAAGCGGAGTTCTATAACATTGGCCCTTTAATCCGGATAATTAAGGATCGACTGGAGGAGAAGGACTACACAGTGACTCAG GTGCCTCCTAAACATGTCTACCGTGTACTGCAGTGCCAGGAAGAGGAGCTCACTCAAATGGTTTCCACTATGTCTGATGGATGGCGCTTTGAGCAG CTTGTGAACATTGGCTCGTGCTACAGCTATGGGAATGAGGATCAGACAGAGTTCCTGTGCGTGGTCTCCAAGGAACTGTACAACTCTCCCAATGGTCTGAGCTCTGAGTCCAGTCACAAAGCCAAG actGTCCATGTACTGGACactccctcctgctcccctcCGTCTCCATCTCTGCACTGTCACCTGCCTGGGGCCCCTACCCCATTCCCCAGCCTCCAACAttcttccctctgctctctttGCCCCTCATGGCCTCCTTCCAGCAGACCTGGTTCCCGTCTCCCCTTCCAAACCCAAGATTCTGTGTGTTCCCTGCTCAGGGCTCCATCTCTCTCTGCTCCTCACTTTTCCTACTCTGCAG CTATTACAAGCCAGAGGCCTGAGGATGTGATCCTGACTCTACACTCCAGCCTCATAATTTCTGCTTga
- the KCTD17 gene encoding BTB/POZ domain-containing protein KCTD17 isoform X5, with amino-acid sequence MPGAMRMWMEGGEEMKGAVGLRCAWDPPPIDAQAKWVRLNVGGTVFLTTRQTLCREQKSFLCRLCQGEELQSDRDETGAYLIDRDPTYFGPILNFLRHGKLVLDKDMAEEGVLEEAEFYNIGPLIRIIKDRLEEKDYTVTQVPPKHVYRVLQCQEEELTQMVSTMSDGWRFEQLVNIGSCYSYGNEDQTEFLCVVSKELYNSPNGLSSESSHKAKLLQARGLRM; translated from the exons ATGCCAGGGGCGATGAGGATGTGGATGGAGGGCGGGGAAGAGATGAAGGGTGCTGTGGGGCTACGCTGCGCCTGGGACCCACCCCCCATTGACGCCCAGGCCAAGTGGGTGAGGCTCAATGTGGGGGGCACCGTCTTCCTTACCACCAGGCAGACCCTGTGCCGGGAGCAGAAATCTTTCCTGTGTCGCTTGTGCCAGGGCGAGGAGCTGCAGTCGGACCGG GACGAGACTGGTGCATACCTAATAGATCGGGACCCTACTTACTTTGGGCCCATCCTGAATTTCCTCCGTCATGGGAAGCTGGTCCTGGATAAAGATATGGCTGAAGAGG GGGTCCTGGAGGAAGCGGAGTTCTATAACATTGGCCCTTTAATCCGGATAATTAAGGATCGACTGGAGGAGAAGGACTACACAGTGACTCAG GTGCCTCCTAAACATGTCTACCGTGTACTGCAGTGCCAGGAAGAGGAGCTCACTCAAATGGTTTCCACTATGTCTGATGGATGGCGCTTTGAGCAG CTTGTGAACATTGGCTCGTGCTACAGCTATGGGAATGAGGATCAGACAGAGTTCCTGTGCGTGGTCTCCAAGGAACTGTACAACTCTCCCAATGGTCTGAGCTCTGAGTCCAGTCACAAAGCCAAG CTATTACAAGCCAGAGGCCTGAGGATGTGA
- the KCTD17 gene encoding BTB/POZ domain-containing protein KCTD17 isoform X1 produces MPGAMRMWMEGGEEMKGAVGLRCAWDPPPIDAQAKWVRLNVGGTVFLTTRQTLCREQKSFLCRLCQGEELQSDRDETGAYLIDRDPTYFGPILNFLRHGKLVLDKDMAEEGVLEEAEFYNIGPLIRIIKDRLEEKDYTVTQVPPKHVYRVLQCQEEELTQMVSTMSDGWRFEQLVNIGSCYSYGNEDQTEFLCVVSKELYNSPNGLSSESSHKAKSAEEDVEEEEQEMEEEAEAEAEEKDCPCTGHSLLLPSVSISALSPAWGPYPIPQPPTFFPLLSLPLMASFQQTWFPSPLPNPRFCVFPAQGSISLCSSLFLLCSYYKPEA; encoded by the exons ATGCCAGGGGCGATGAGGATGTGGATGGAGGGCGGGGAAGAGATGAAGGGTGCTGTGGGGCTACGCTGCGCCTGGGACCCACCCCCCATTGACGCCCAGGCCAAGTGGGTGAGGCTCAATGTGGGGGGCACCGTCTTCCTTACCACCAGGCAGACCCTGTGCCGGGAGCAGAAATCTTTCCTGTGTCGCTTGTGCCAGGGCGAGGAGCTGCAGTCGGACCGG GACGAGACTGGTGCATACCTAATAGATCGGGACCCTACTTACTTTGGGCCCATCCTGAATTTCCTCCGTCATGGGAAGCTGGTCCTGGATAAAGATATGGCTGAAGAGG GGGTCCTGGAGGAAGCGGAGTTCTATAACATTGGCCCTTTAATCCGGATAATTAAGGATCGACTGGAGGAGAAGGACTACACAGTGACTCAG GTGCCTCCTAAACATGTCTACCGTGTACTGCAGTGCCAGGAAGAGGAGCTCACTCAAATGGTTTCCACTATGTCTGATGGATGGCGCTTTGAGCAG CTTGTGAACATTGGCTCGTGCTACAGCTATGGGAATGAGGATCAGACAGAGTTCCTGTGCGTGGTCTCCAAGGAACTGTACAACTCTCCCAATGGTCTGAGCTCTGAGTCCAGTCACAAAGCCAAG AGCGCAGAGGAGGAcgtggaggaggaagagcaggagatggaggaggaggcagaggcagaagcagaagagaaag actGTCCATGTACTGGACactccctcctgctcccctcCGTCTCCATCTCTGCACTGTCACCTGCCTGGGGCCCCTACCCCATTCCCCAGCCTCCAACAttcttccctctgctctctttGCCCCTCATGGCCTCCTTCCAGCAGACCTGGTTCCCGTCTCCCCTTCCAAACCCAAGATTCTGTGTGTTCCCTGCTCAGGGCTCCATCTCTCTCTGCTCCTCACTTTTCCTACTCTGCAG CTATTACAAGCCAGAGGCCTGA
- the KCTD17 gene encoding BTB/POZ domain-containing protein KCTD17 isoform X4 has product MPGAMRMWMEGGEEMKGAVGLRCAWDPPPIDAQAKWVRLNVGGTVFLTTRQTLCREQKSFLCRLCQGEELQSDRDETGAYLIDRDPTYFGPILNFLRHGKLVLDKDMAEEGVLEEAEFYNIGPLIRIIKDRLEEKDYTVTQVPPKHVYRVLQCQEEELTQMVSTMSDGWRFEQLVNIGSCYSYGNEDQTEFLCVVSKELYNSPNGLSSESSHKAKVCDLSALLDPASLSSA; this is encoded by the exons ATGCCAGGGGCGATGAGGATGTGGATGGAGGGCGGGGAAGAGATGAAGGGTGCTGTGGGGCTACGCTGCGCCTGGGACCCACCCCCCATTGACGCCCAGGCCAAGTGGGTGAGGCTCAATGTGGGGGGCACCGTCTTCCTTACCACCAGGCAGACCCTGTGCCGGGAGCAGAAATCTTTCCTGTGTCGCTTGTGCCAGGGCGAGGAGCTGCAGTCGGACCGG GACGAGACTGGTGCATACCTAATAGATCGGGACCCTACTTACTTTGGGCCCATCCTGAATTTCCTCCGTCATGGGAAGCTGGTCCTGGATAAAGATATGGCTGAAGAGG GGGTCCTGGAGGAAGCGGAGTTCTATAACATTGGCCCTTTAATCCGGATAATTAAGGATCGACTGGAGGAGAAGGACTACACAGTGACTCAG GTGCCTCCTAAACATGTCTACCGTGTACTGCAGTGCCAGGAAGAGGAGCTCACTCAAATGGTTTCCACTATGTCTGATGGATGGCGCTTTGAGCAG CTTGTGAACATTGGCTCGTGCTACAGCTATGGGAATGAGGATCAGACAGAGTTCCTGTGCGTGGTCTCCAAGGAACTGTACAACTCTCCCAATGGTCTGAGCTCTGAGTCCAGTCACAAAGCCAAG GTATGTGACCTATCTGCGCTCTTAGATCCTGCCAGTTTGAGCTCTGCATGA
- the KCTD17 gene encoding BTB/POZ domain-containing protein KCTD17 isoform X3: MPGAMRMWMEGGEEMKGAVGLRCAWDPPPIDAQAKWVRLNVGGTVFLTTRQTLCREQKSFLCRLCQGEELQSDRDETGAYLIDRDPTYFGPILNFLRHGKLVLDKDMAEEGVLEEAEFYNIGPLIRIIKDRLEEKDYTVTQVPPKHVYRVLQCQEEELTQMVSTMSDGWRFEQLVNIGSCYSYGNEDQTEFLCVVSKELYNSPNGLSSESSHKAKSAEEDVEEEEQEMEEEAEAEAEEKGAANP; encoded by the exons ATGCCAGGGGCGATGAGGATGTGGATGGAGGGCGGGGAAGAGATGAAGGGTGCTGTGGGGCTACGCTGCGCCTGGGACCCACCCCCCATTGACGCCCAGGCCAAGTGGGTGAGGCTCAATGTGGGGGGCACCGTCTTCCTTACCACCAGGCAGACCCTGTGCCGGGAGCAGAAATCTTTCCTGTGTCGCTTGTGCCAGGGCGAGGAGCTGCAGTCGGACCGG GACGAGACTGGTGCATACCTAATAGATCGGGACCCTACTTACTTTGGGCCCATCCTGAATTTCCTCCGTCATGGGAAGCTGGTCCTGGATAAAGATATGGCTGAAGAGG GGGTCCTGGAGGAAGCGGAGTTCTATAACATTGGCCCTTTAATCCGGATAATTAAGGATCGACTGGAGGAGAAGGACTACACAGTGACTCAG GTGCCTCCTAAACATGTCTACCGTGTACTGCAGTGCCAGGAAGAGGAGCTCACTCAAATGGTTTCCACTATGTCTGATGGATGGCGCTTTGAGCAG CTTGTGAACATTGGCTCGTGCTACAGCTATGGGAATGAGGATCAGACAGAGTTCCTGTGCGTGGTCTCCAAGGAACTGTACAACTCTCCCAATGGTCTGAGCTCTGAGTCCAGTCACAAAGCCAAG AGCGCAGAGGAGGAcgtggaggaggaagagcaggagatggaggaggaggcagaggcagaagcagaagagaaaggtgCAGCAAatccttga
- the KCTD17 gene encoding BTB/POZ domain-containing protein KCTD17 isoform X6 yields MPGAMRMWMEGGEEMKGAVGLRCAWDPPPIDAQAKWVRLNVGGTVFLTTRQTLCREQKSFLCRLCQGEELQSDRDETGAYLIDRDPTYFGPILNFLRHGKLVLDKDMAEEGVLEEAEFYNIGPLIRIIKDRLEEKDYTVTQVPPKHVYRVLQCQEEELTQMVSTMSDGWRFEQLVNIGSCYSYGNEDQTEFLCVVSKELYNSPNGLSSESSHKAK; encoded by the exons ATGCCAGGGGCGATGAGGATGTGGATGGAGGGCGGGGAAGAGATGAAGGGTGCTGTGGGGCTACGCTGCGCCTGGGACCCACCCCCCATTGACGCCCAGGCCAAGTGGGTGAGGCTCAATGTGGGGGGCACCGTCTTCCTTACCACCAGGCAGACCCTGTGCCGGGAGCAGAAATCTTTCCTGTGTCGCTTGTGCCAGGGCGAGGAGCTGCAGTCGGACCGG GACGAGACTGGTGCATACCTAATAGATCGGGACCCTACTTACTTTGGGCCCATCCTGAATTTCCTCCGTCATGGGAAGCTGGTCCTGGATAAAGATATGGCTGAAGAGG GGGTCCTGGAGGAAGCGGAGTTCTATAACATTGGCCCTTTAATCCGGATAATTAAGGATCGACTGGAGGAGAAGGACTACACAGTGACTCAG GTGCCTCCTAAACATGTCTACCGTGTACTGCAGTGCCAGGAAGAGGAGCTCACTCAAATGGTTTCCACTATGTCTGATGGATGGCGCTTTGAGCAG CTTGTGAACATTGGCTCGTGCTACAGCTATGGGAATGAGGATCAGACAGAGTTCCTGTGCGTGGTCTCCAAGGAACTGTACAACTCTCCCAATGGTCTGAGCTCTGAGTCCAGTCACAAAGCCAAG TAG